In one Bradyrhizobium sp. 4 genomic region, the following are encoded:
- the panE gene encoding 2-dehydropantoate 2-reductase, giving the protein MRVLVIGAGALGGYYGARLVRAGGDVTFLVRAGRAEQLRRNGLQVVSPHGDFAVQPNVILANDVKHPFDVVLVGVKSYSLDDAMAQFAPAVGANTMILPILNGLKHVDALTARFGASCVLGGLANVSAGLDADGRVVQFMANQTIVFGEIGGSLSERVLALETLLHVPGIDVRASEAIMQDMWEKFVQLSTLAGITCLMRASIGDILAVPNGEQSIFRLFAECCAVATASGFEPRAPFIEFDRKLFTTPDSPLKASMLRDIERGSITEAEHILGDMANRARALGIDTPLLDLARAHVVAYEIGRQRAAG; this is encoded by the coding sequence ATGAGAGTACTTGTGATCGGCGCGGGGGCGCTTGGAGGCTACTACGGAGCGCGCCTGGTCCGAGCCGGCGGCGACGTGACCTTTCTGGTGCGGGCCGGGCGTGCGGAGCAATTGCGGCGGAATGGATTGCAGGTCGTGAGCCCGCATGGCGACTTCGCCGTGCAGCCGAACGTCATCCTGGCCAACGATGTCAAGCACCCCTTCGACGTCGTGCTCGTCGGGGTGAAATCCTACTCGCTCGACGATGCGATGGCCCAGTTTGCCCCGGCCGTTGGCGCCAACACGATGATTTTGCCGATCCTCAACGGCTTGAAACATGTCGACGCCCTGACTGCGCGGTTCGGCGCGAGCTGCGTCCTCGGCGGGCTCGCGAACGTCAGTGCCGGGCTCGATGCGGATGGCCGTGTCGTTCAGTTCATGGCCAATCAGACCATCGTCTTCGGCGAGATCGGGGGGTCGTTGAGCGAGCGTGTGCTCGCCCTGGAGACGCTGCTGCATGTGCCCGGTATCGACGTGCGCGCCAGCGAAGCGATCATGCAGGACATGTGGGAGAAATTCGTCCAGCTCTCGACGCTCGCCGGCATCACCTGCCTGATGCGTGCAAGCATCGGAGACATTCTGGCGGTGCCGAACGGCGAGCAATCCATCTTCCGGCTGTTTGCCGAATGCTGCGCCGTCGCCACGGCCTCGGGTTTTGAGCCGCGAGCACCTTTCATCGAGTTTGACCGCAAGCTGTTCACGACCCCGGATTCCCCGCTCAAGGCCTCGATGCTGCGTGATATCGAGCGCGGCTCGATCACCGAGGCGGAGCATATCCTCGGCGATATGGCCAACCGGGCCCGTGCACTCGGCATCGACACGCCGCTGCTGGATTTGGCCCGCGCGCATGTGGTGGCCTATGAGATTGGACGGCAACGAGCGGCCGGCTAA
- a CDS encoding helix-turn-helix transcriptional regulator has protein sequence MKATASALKTRASSAGALLRQWRDIRGKTQLDLSFDAGVSQKHISFVESGRSVPSRQMLLDLAQALDVPLRERNELLLAAGYAPTYSDPALEAPAMTSINRALQRMLRQHEPFPAIVMDRYWNVLMTNEAAPLLFNSFIDMSARPAPRNLLHLMFDPDGMRPFIANWPQTARGLLARVYREAVGHVVDIRTKALLEQLSQYPGVKPEWRAPSASDAMPMIPLSFVKDGVTLDYFSLITTVGTPQTVTAEELRLECMFPANDATEAEHGKFLQAHSG, from the coding sequence ATGAAAGCGACGGCCAGTGCCCTCAAGACGCGCGCCAGTTCCGCGGGTGCGCTGCTGCGTCAATGGCGGGACATTCGCGGCAAGACGCAGCTCGATCTGTCCTTCGACGCCGGCGTCTCGCAGAAGCACATCAGCTTCGTCGAAAGCGGCCGCAGCGTTCCGAGCCGCCAGATGCTGCTCGATCTTGCGCAAGCCCTCGACGTGCCCTTACGCGAACGCAACGAGCTGCTGCTGGCCGCCGGCTATGCGCCGACTTATTCCGATCCCGCGCTCGAGGCGCCCGCCATGACGAGCATCAACCGTGCCCTGCAACGCATGCTGCGTCAGCACGAGCCGTTTCCCGCCATCGTCATGGACCGCTACTGGAACGTGCTGATGACCAACGAGGCTGCGCCGCTTCTGTTCAACAGCTTCATCGACATGTCAGCGCGGCCGGCGCCACGAAACCTGCTGCATCTCATGTTCGACCCGGACGGCATGCGTCCCTTCATCGCGAACTGGCCGCAGACCGCACGCGGGCTGCTTGCACGGGTATATCGCGAGGCGGTCGGACACGTGGTTGACATCAGGACGAAGGCACTGCTGGAGCAATTGTCGCAGTACCCCGGGGTGAAGCCGGAATGGCGTGCGCCGTCGGCCTCCGATGCGATGCCGATGATCCCGCTCAGTTTCGTCAAGGACGGTGTAACGCTGGACTACTTCTCCCTGATCACGACGGTCGGAACGCCGCAGACGGTGACGGCGGAGGAACTGCGGCTCGAGTGCATGTTCCCCGCCAACGATGCGACCGAAGCGGAGCACGGCAAATTTTTGCAAGCGCATTCGGGGTGA
- a CDS encoding nuclear transport factor 2 family protein encodes MQVMFTKKEPPRWLLDMWREIDDKTFGRGFDCFAEDAVCNLGVADWKGREAIRANLKAFIDTGFTALHHVTEYWDAGALKVFRGIVDMTPDDPSMKTVHPTMTHFFYMDERDATKVRHWVGAVGPVAFG; translated from the coding sequence ATGCAAGTCATGTTTACGAAGAAGGAGCCGCCGCGATGGCTGCTCGACATGTGGCGGGAGATCGACGACAAGACCTTTGGACGAGGTTTTGATTGTTTTGCGGAGGATGCCGTCTGCAACCTCGGCGTCGCCGATTGGAAGGGGCGCGAGGCGATCCGCGCCAACCTCAAGGCCTTCATCGACACCGGCTTCACCGCGCTGCATCACGTCACCGAATACTGGGACGCCGGCGCCCTGAAGGTGTTTCGCGGTATCGTGGACATGACACCCGATGATCCCTCGATGAAGACGGTTCATCCGACGATGACGCACTTCTTCTACATGGACGAGAGGGACGCTACCAAGGTACGGCACTGGGTCGGCGCCGTGGGACCGGTCGCCTTCGGTTGA
- a CDS encoding AAA family ATPase, whose protein sequence is MRRIIVVGCQGSGKTSLSRNLGRKLGLPVVHLDVLYWRPGWKPSDKPSFRTRVTDAIAGDAWVVDGSFSGLAFDLTLARADTLVVIDRPRWLCQWRIFLRSAFDRDKTRPDLPEGCPEQFDWKLMREAWRYDTERAPVIEAERVQYGADVPVVRLRRDRDIQGFLDSVHGR, encoded by the coding sequence ATGCGCCGGATCATCGTCGTGGGCTGTCAGGGAAGCGGAAAGACGAGCCTCTCCCGGAATCTCGGGCGAAAGCTCGGGCTGCCCGTGGTGCATCTCGACGTGCTCTACTGGCGGCCGGGCTGGAAGCCGTCCGACAAACCGAGCTTCCGGACGCGCGTCACTGACGCGATCGCGGGCGACGCATGGGTTGTCGACGGCAGCTTCTCGGGACTTGCCTTCGATCTCACGCTCGCGCGCGCCGATACGCTGGTCGTCATCGACCGCCCGCGCTGGCTCTGCCAGTGGCGCATTTTCCTGCGATCCGCCTTCGATCGCGACAAGACCCGGCCTGACCTCCCCGAAGGGTGTCCCGAACAGTTCGATTGGAAATTGATGCGCGAGGCCTGGCGCTACGACACCGAGCGCGCGCCTGTCATCGAGGCCGAGCGCGTGCAGTATGGCGCTGACGTCCCGGTCGTGCGCTTGAGACGCGATCGGGACATCCAGGGTTTTCTGGATTCGGTGCACGGCAGATGA
- a CDS encoding NAD(P)-dependent oxidoreductase → MSKTIAILAPGAMGSAVARRLGEHGARVLTSLRGRSEATRKRAVDTGMIGAEDDAIADADIILSIVPPGEAVALAEWLAGLIVRREKKPVVVDCNAVNVDTVMRIEQIIGSAQAPFVDAGIIGFPPQPGGKSPAFYMSGEHAKDVAVLKDFGLDVRIVEGPVGAASALKMSYAGIVKGLAGIGAAMVVAATKAGAADALRDELALSQPAVLARLEVALPDMIPKAYRWVAEMREISGFLGPDHPASQVYEGFARWFEHLAEDAKGDAADTDLMKAFAARIAQKKS, encoded by the coding sequence ATGTCCAAAACCATTGCGATCCTCGCGCCCGGTGCCATGGGCAGTGCCGTGGCCCGCCGTCTCGGCGAGCACGGTGCGCGCGTGCTGACGTCGTTGAGAGGGCGGAGCGAGGCGACGCGCAAACGCGCGGTGGATACCGGCATGATCGGCGCCGAGGACGACGCGATCGCGGACGCCGACATCATCCTCTCGATCGTGCCGCCGGGCGAAGCCGTGGCGCTCGCCGAGTGGCTTGCCGGGCTGATCGTCCGGCGCGAGAAGAAGCCGGTCGTGGTCGATTGCAATGCCGTCAACGTCGATACCGTGATGAGGATCGAGCAGATCATCGGCTCGGCACAGGCGCCGTTCGTCGATGCCGGCATCATCGGGTTCCCGCCCCAGCCCGGCGGCAAGAGCCCGGCCTTCTACATGTCGGGCGAGCACGCCAAGGATGTCGCCGTGCTGAAGGATTTCGGGCTCGACGTGCGGATCGTCGAAGGGCCGGTCGGTGCCGCGTCCGCGCTGAAAATGTCCTATGCCGGTATCGTCAAGGGCCTCGCCGGCATCGGCGCGGCGATGGTGGTCGCGGCAACGAAAGCGGGGGCTGCGGATGCGCTGCGCGACGAACTCGCACTCAGCCAGCCCGCGGTTCTGGCCCGGCTCGAAGTCGCGCTGCCGGACATGATTCCGAAAGCCTATCGCTGGGTTGCGGAGATGCGGGAGATTTCCGGCTTTCTCGGCCCCGATCATCCGGCGAGCCAGGTTTACGAAGGCTTTGCGCGCTGGTTCGAGCATCTCGCCGAGGACGCCAAAGGCGACGCGGCGGATACCGACCTGATGAAGGCATTCGCCGCGCGTATCGCGCAGAAGAAATCCTGA
- a CDS encoding DUF502 domain-containing protein encodes MNPRDDAPAPLDPVPEPHTGLIGRFRNYFLTGLVVTGPVAITFYLVWWFVTWVDGVVRPFVPLAYRPETYMPYVIPGWGLIVAFFTLTLVGFLAANLIGRTLVDVGETFLGRIPAVRAIYRGLKQVFETLFSGKGSSFRKVGLVEFPSPGMWSIVLISQSPNEDVSRSLPGQEEHVSVFLPCSPNPTTGFFFYVPKSKIVEVDMSTEDAATLIMSAGVVQPGSAPDSKKAAALAGMANAARIANASALQPQPAKVE; translated from the coding sequence ATGAACCCCCGTGACGACGCGCCTGCGCCTCTTGATCCCGTGCCGGAGCCGCATACCGGCCTGATAGGCCGCTTCCGCAATTATTTTCTCACCGGGCTCGTGGTGACGGGACCGGTTGCGATCACCTTTTATCTGGTTTGGTGGTTCGTCACCTGGGTTGATGGCGTGGTGCGGCCATTCGTGCCGCTGGCCTATCGGCCTGAAACCTACATGCCGTACGTCATCCCCGGCTGGGGACTGATCGTCGCATTTTTCACGTTGACGCTGGTCGGCTTCCTCGCGGCCAATTTGATCGGCCGGACACTGGTCGATGTCGGCGAGACCTTCCTCGGCCGGATCCCGGCGGTGCGCGCCATCTACCGCGGCCTGAAGCAGGTGTTCGAGACCCTGTTCTCGGGCAAGGGCTCGAGCTTCCGCAAGGTCGGTCTGGTCGAGTTTCCGTCGCCGGGCATGTGGTCGATCGTGCTGATCTCGCAATCGCCGAACGAGGATGTCTCCCGCAGCCTGCCGGGTCAGGAGGAGCACGTCTCGGTGTTTCTGCCTTGCTCGCCGAACCCGACCACCGGCTTCTTCTTCTACGTGCCCAAGAGCAAGATCGTCGAGGTCGACATGAGCACCGAAGACGCCGCGACGCTGATCATGTCGGCCGGCGTGGTGCAGCCGGGCTCGGCGCCCGATTCGAAGAAGGCGGCGGCCCTCGCTGGCATGGCGAATGCCGCGCGTATTGCCAACGCCTCGGCGCTCCAGCCTCAGCCTGCGAAGGTGGAGTAG
- the glmS gene encoding glutamine--fructose-6-phosphate transaminase (isomerizing) — translation MCGIVGILGREPVAEQLVDSLKRLEYRGYDSAGVATLEGKHLERRRAEGKLKNLEKRLEAEPLKGSTGIGHTRWATHGKPTVNNAHPHATERVAVVHNGIIENFRELREELEKKGTVFHTQTDTEIVLHLVDDLLTRGNKPVEAVKLTLARLRGAFALGFIFAGEDDLMIGARNGPPLAIGYGDGEMYLGSDAIALGPFTDTISYLEDGDWVVLTHTSASVFDKDGHAVQREKTKHAASTSLVDKANYRHFMAKEIHEQPEVVGHTLARYVDMATERVSLPVKLPFDFKNIQRINITACGTASYAGFVAKYWFERFARVPVEVDVASEFRYREAPLRKGDLAIFISQSGETADTLAALRYAKDQGVHTIAVVNVPTSTIARESETVLPTLAGPEIGVASTKAFTCQLMVLANLAIAAGKARGELSDEDETKLVHGLVEIPRLMSDALTTELQIEKLAREIAKSRDVLYLGRGTSFPLALEGALKLKEISYIHAEGYAAGELKHGPIALIDETMPVVVIAPYDRVFEKTVSNMQEVAARGGKIILMTDAKGAAEATVESLVTIVMPDMAAAFTPMVYAVPVQLLAYHTAVIMGTDVDQPRNLAKSVTVE, via the coding sequence ATGTGCGGGATTGTCGGCATTCTCGGGCGCGAGCCGGTTGCAGAGCAATTGGTGGATTCGCTCAAACGTCTTGAATATCGCGGCTATGATTCCGCGGGCGTCGCCACGCTCGAGGGCAAGCATCTCGAGCGCCGCCGCGCCGAGGGCAAGCTGAAGAATCTGGAGAAGCGGCTGGAAGCCGAGCCGCTCAAGGGCTCGACCGGAATCGGTCACACCCGCTGGGCCACCCACGGCAAGCCGACCGTGAACAATGCGCACCCGCACGCGACCGAGCGTGTCGCCGTGGTTCACAACGGCATCATCGAGAATTTCCGCGAGCTGCGCGAGGAGCTCGAGAAGAAAGGCACGGTGTTCCACACCCAGACCGACACCGAGATCGTGCTGCATCTCGTCGACGATCTGCTCACGCGCGGCAACAAGCCGGTGGAAGCGGTGAAATTGACATTGGCGCGGCTGCGCGGCGCGTTCGCGCTCGGCTTCATCTTCGCCGGCGAGGACGATTTGATGATCGGCGCCCGCAACGGTCCGCCGCTCGCGATCGGCTATGGTGACGGTGAGATGTATCTCGGCTCCGACGCCATTGCGCTGGGGCCGTTCACCGACACGATCAGCTATCTCGAGGACGGCGACTGGGTCGTGCTGACCCATACGAGCGCTTCGGTCTTCGACAAGGACGGCCACGCCGTCCAGCGCGAGAAGACCAAGCACGCCGCCTCGACCTCGCTGGTCGACAAGGCCAACTATCGCCACTTCATGGCCAAGGAGATCCACGAGCAGCCTGAAGTGGTCGGCCATACGCTGGCACGCTATGTCGACATGGCGACCGAGCGGGTCTCGCTGCCGGTCAAGCTGCCGTTCGACTTCAAGAATATCCAGCGCATCAACATCACGGCCTGCGGCACTGCGAGCTACGCCGGGTTCGTCGCAAAATACTGGTTCGAGCGTTTCGCGCGCGTGCCGGTCGAAGTCGATGTCGCCTCCGAATTCCGCTACCGCGAGGCGCCCTTGCGCAAGGGCGATCTCGCCATCTTCATCTCGCAATCGGGCGAGACCGCCGACACCCTGGCCGCGCTGCGTTACGCCAAGGACCAGGGCGTGCATACGATCGCCGTCGTCAACGTGCCGACCTCGACGATCGCGCGCGAAAGCGAGACTGTGCTGCCAACGCTGGCCGGCCCAGAGATCGGCGTCGCCTCGACCAAGGCCTTCACCTGCCAGCTCATGGTGCTGGCAAATCTTGCGATCGCAGCCGGCAAGGCCCGCGGCGAACTGTCCGACGAGGACGAGACCAAGCTCGTCCACGGGCTCGTCGAGATCCCGCGTTTGATGTCGGATGCGCTCACCACCGAGCTCCAGATCGAGAAGCTCGCCCGCGAGATCGCCAAGTCGCGCGACGTGCTCTATCTCGGTCGCGGCACCAGCTTCCCGCTCGCCCTCGAAGGCGCGTTGAAGCTGAAGGAGATCTCCTACATCCACGCCGAGGGCTATGCCGCCGGCGAGCTCAAGCACGGTCCGATCGCGCTGATCGACGAGACCATGCCCGTCGTCGTCATCGCGCCCTACGACCGGGTGTTCGAAAAGACCGTCTCCAATATGCAGGAGGTCGCTGCCCGCGGCGGCAAGATCATCCTGATGACCGACGCCAAAGGCGCGGCGGAGGCGACCGTCGAATCCCTCGTCACCATCGTCATGCCTGATATGGCGGCGGCGTTCACGCCGATGGTCTATGCCGTCCCCGTTCAGCTGCTCGCCTATCATACGGCGGTGATCATGGGGACCGACGTCGACCAGCCGCGCAATCTCGCGAAATCCGTGACAGTGGAATAG
- the glmU gene encoding bifunctional UDP-N-acetylglucosamine diphosphorylase/glucosamine-1-phosphate N-acetyltransferase GlmU: protein MTARSSLTIVLAAGEGTRMRSLLPKVLHSVAHQSLLAHVLAAAPKGTGTSLAVVIGPDHQAVADEAKRIRPDALTFVQQDRLGTAHAVLAARDAIVRGVDDLLIAFGDTPLISAETFARLRAPLAKGAAIAALGFRAADPTGYGRFIVDGDRLVAIREQADASAEERKIDLCNAGVMAIDGRRALAILDKIGNANSKSEYYLTDAVGIVSEQGWDAVVIETSEDEVRGINTKAQLAEAESVMQARLRKVAMEAGVTLIAPETVYLAADTVFGKDVTIEPFVVIGPGVSIGDGTVVHSFSHIVETKLGKKVSIGPYARLRPGTSLGDGARIGNFVETKAATLEAGVKVNHLSYIGDATIGANSNIGAGTITCNYDGFKKHKTIIGQGAFVGTNSSLVAPVTIGNGAYIGSGSVITRDVPDDAMALERSPQTIREGGAARYREMKTRGKKAEK, encoded by the coding sequence ATGACCGCCCGTTCCAGCCTCACGATCGTGCTCGCCGCCGGCGAAGGCACGCGTATGCGCTCACTCCTGCCGAAAGTGCTGCATTCGGTCGCGCATCAGAGCCTGCTCGCCCACGTGCTCGCCGCGGCGCCCAAGGGAACCGGCACCTCGCTCGCGGTCGTGATCGGACCCGACCATCAGGCGGTGGCGGACGAGGCAAAGCGCATCCGCCCCGACGCGCTCACCTTCGTGCAACAGGACCGGCTCGGCACCGCGCATGCGGTGCTGGCGGCGCGCGATGCCATTGTGCGGGGCGTGGACGACCTGCTGATTGCGTTCGGCGACACGCCGCTGATCTCGGCCGAGACCTTTGCGCGGCTGCGCGCGCCGCTCGCCAAAGGCGCCGCGATTGCGGCGCTCGGCTTCCGGGCCGCCGATCCCACCGGCTATGGCCGCTTCATCGTGGACGGCGACCGCCTGGTCGCGATCCGCGAGCAGGCCGACGCCAGCGCAGAGGAGCGCAAGATCGACCTCTGCAATGCCGGGGTCATGGCGATCGACGGGCGCCGCGCGCTCGCGATCCTCGACAAGATCGGCAATGCGAATTCCAAGAGCGAATATTATCTGACCGACGCGGTCGGCATTGTCAGCGAACAGGGATGGGATGCCGTGGTGATCGAAACCAGCGAGGACGAAGTGCGCGGCATCAACACCAAGGCGCAGCTCGCCGAGGCCGAAAGCGTGATGCAGGCGCGGCTGCGGAAAGTGGCGATGGAGGCCGGCGTCACGCTGATCGCGCCCGAAACCGTTTATCTCGCCGCCGATACCGTGTTCGGCAAGGACGTGACGATCGAGCCGTTCGTGGTGATCGGCCCCGGCGTTTCGATCGGCGACGGCACGGTGGTCCATTCCTTCTCGCATATCGTCGAGACCAAGCTCGGCAAGAAGGTCTCCATCGGCCCCTATGCGCGGCTTCGGCCCGGCACGTCGCTCGGCGACGGCGCGCGCATCGGCAATTTCGTGGAGACCAAGGCCGCGACGCTGGAGGCCGGCGTCAAGGTCAACCATCTCTCCTACATTGGCGACGCCACGATCGGCGCCAATTCCAACATCGGCGCCGGCACCATCACCTGCAACTACGACGGCTTCAAGAAGCACAAGACGATCATCGGGCAGGGCGCCTTCGTCGGCACCAACTCCTCGCTGGTCGCGCCGGTGACGATCGGCAACGGGGCCTATATCGGCTCGGGCTCGGTGATCACCCGCGACGTGCCTGATGACGCCATGGCGCTGGAGCGCAGCCCGCAGACCATCCGCGAAGGTGGTGCGGCGCGCTATCGCGAGATGAAGACGCGAGGGAAGAAGGCGGAGAAGTGA
- a CDS encoding beta-(1-6) glucans synthase, protein MWWWLATPISLARAPIDPADKVQCVSYAPFRGEQSPLNAWTHIEADQIEQDLRQLKEITDCVRTYSMENGLDQVPAIAARIGGLKVLQGIWLSSNRTKNFEQAALAIRLSKDFPGIITSIIVGNEVLLRGEMTTADLVSIIRSVKAQVSVPVTYADVWEFWLRNREIYDAVDFVTIHILPYWEDFPVKAKFAASHVEQIRERMAVAFPGKEILIGETGWPSEGRMREGALPSRTNQARVVSEILSLAKAQKFRVNLIESYDQPWKRKLEGTVGGYWGLYDSVRRSLKYPPGQPISNFPYWQWYMGAGMGLCVLVFAVAGLTLRRRPWTPRFSAWLGVAISATSAGILLGIGADKMYYESYGIGGWLLWGTLLAAGILSPIFCAQAMVIGRSLPTFLDLLGPREGRKWSKLTAVLGLTLAVTAVIAAQTALAFVFDPRYHDFPYASLTMAVVPFALLMLNRPQIGQRPIAESVFAGVLTLSAAYVLFNEGRDNWQSLWTCAIYLLFALTLWRARAEQIQE, encoded by the coding sequence GTGTGGTGGTGGCTTGCCACGCCGATCTCGCTCGCGCGCGCCCCGATTGATCCCGCCGACAAGGTCCAGTGCGTCTCCTACGCGCCGTTCCGCGGCGAGCAGTCGCCGCTGAACGCATGGACCCATATCGAGGCCGACCAGATCGAGCAGGACCTGCGCCAGCTCAAGGAGATCACCGACTGCGTCCGCACCTATTCGATGGAGAACGGGCTGGACCAGGTGCCGGCGATCGCGGCCCGGATCGGGGGGCTGAAAGTGCTCCAGGGCATCTGGCTCTCCAGCAATCGCACCAAGAATTTCGAGCAGGCCGCGCTCGCCATTCGTCTTTCCAAGGATTTCCCCGGAATCATCACCAGCATCATCGTCGGCAACGAGGTGCTGCTGCGCGGCGAGATGACGACCGCGGACCTCGTCTCCATCATCCGCTCCGTGAAGGCCCAAGTCAGCGTGCCCGTCACCTATGCCGATGTCTGGGAGTTCTGGCTCAGGAATCGCGAGATCTATGACGCCGTCGACTTCGTCACGATCCACATCCTGCCCTATTGGGAGGACTTCCCGGTCAAGGCGAAGTTTGCCGCGTCCCATGTCGAACAGATCCGCGAGCGCATGGCGGTCGCATTTCCCGGCAAGGAGATCCTGATCGGCGAAACCGGCTGGCCGAGCGAAGGGCGCATGCGCGAGGGGGCGCTGCCGTCGCGCACCAACCAGGCGCGCGTGGTCTCGGAGATCCTGAGTCTCGCGAAAGCGCAGAAATTCCGCGTCAATCTGATCGAGTCCTACGACCAGCCGTGGAAGCGCAAGCTGGAAGGTACCGTCGGCGGCTATTGGGGCCTCTATGATTCGGTGCGCCGGAGCCTGAAATATCCGCCGGGCCAGCCGATCAGCAATTTCCCTTACTGGCAATGGTACATGGGCGCCGGCATGGGCCTCTGCGTGCTGGTGTTCGCGGTGGCCGGCCTGACGTTGCGGCGCAGGCCCTGGACGCCGCGCTTCTCGGCATGGCTCGGTGTGGCGATCTCGGCGACCTCGGCCGGCATCCTGCTCGGGATCGGCGCCGACAAGATGTACTACGAGAGCTACGGCATCGGCGGCTGGCTGCTCTGGGGCACGCTGCTCGCGGCCGGCATCCTGTCGCCGATCTTCTGCGCGCAGGCGATGGTGATTGGCCGCAGCCTTCCGACCTTCCTCGATCTGCTCGGTCCGCGCGAGGGCCGGAAATGGTCGAAGCTCACCGCCGTGCTGGGTCTGACGCTGGCGGTGACGGCGGTGATCGCGGCGCAGACCGCGCTCGCCTTCGTGTTCGACCCACGCTACCACGACTTCCCCTACGCCTCGCTGACGATGGCGGTGGTGCCGTTCGCGCTGTTGATGCTGAACCGGCCGCAGATCGGCCAGCGTCCCATCGCGGAGTCGGTGTTCGCCGGTGTGCTGACGCTGTCGGCGGCCTATGTGCTGTTCAACGAAGGCCGCGACAATTGGCAGTCGCTGTGGACCTGCGCGATTTATCTCTTGTTCGCGCTCACGCTGTGGCGGGCGCGGGCCGAGCAAATCCAAGAATGA
- a CDS encoding beta-1-3, beta-1-6-glucan biosynthesis protein → MRQRVFELRNAVLRQFAGTLAVSSLVILMGIGAASAQSGTPAPDQSKAAAQPADAAKDAAQNQRRTDEFAEAAQVISGPAGNPECVWLGRRVVRLMWRDDLDTAFRHLDLYDRFGCPGGHIQAAFRCLTRFGGQIDPKVAETLDSRVHACWINPASQPQQAAAAASQPAAPAAGNAQPQPAASPSPAASPSPAPPK, encoded by the coding sequence ATGCGGCAACGGGTGTTCGAGTTACGAAATGCGGTCCTGCGGCAGTTCGCCGGCACCTTGGCCGTTTCTTCCCTTGTCATCCTGATGGGTATCGGCGCGGCCTCCGCCCAGAGCGGCACGCCCGCCCCGGACCAGAGCAAGGCAGCAGCCCAACCCGCCGACGCGGCCAAGGATGCCGCCCAGAACCAGCGCCGCACCGACGAATTCGCCGAAGCAGCCCAGGTCATCAGCGGCCCCGCCGGCAACCCCGAATGCGTCTGGCTCGGCCGCCGCGTGGTGCGGCTGATGTGGCGGGATGACCTCGATACCGCATTCCGCCATCTCGACCTCTACGACCGCTTCGGCTGCCCCGGCGGCCACATCCAGGCTGCGTTCCGCTGCCTGACCCGCTTCGGCGGCCAGATCGATCCCAAGGTCGCCGAGACCCTGGACAGCCGTGTGCACGCTTGCTGGATCAACCCGGCGTCGCAGCCGCAACAGGCGGCGGCCGCAGCCTCGCAGCCCGCCGCACCGGCCGCCGGCAATGCGCAGCCGCAGCCGGCCGCGAGCCCCTCGCCGGCGGCAAGCCCGTCACCGGCGCCCCCGAAATAG